DNA from Falco naumanni isolate bFalNau1 chromosome 22, bFalNau1.pat, whole genome shotgun sequence:
gcacagcccctgctcctcacagcacacTCGGCcagcactcagcacagctccagccacgGCTCTGAAGGGAGCTCTCCCAGGAACGGCAgagggggggacatggggcacCGGGGGCGCATCTAGGAGAAATGCCTTTCACTTGGCTTTACAGAAGTATTGCCTGACTTGTCACTGGTTTTGCTCCATAAAGAGGACCCTATGGTTGGAGGCAGCAGATGtccaacagcagctccatcacccagttcctcctcctggcaTTTGCAGACACgcgggagctgcagctcttgcacttCTGGCTCTTCCTGGGCATCTACCTGGCTGCCGCCCTGGCCAACGGCCTCATCATCACCGCCGTAGTGTGCGACCGCCACCTGCACACCCCCAtgtacttcttcctcctcaaccTCTCCCTCCTCGACCTGGGCTCCATATCCACTATTGTCCCCAAAGCCATGGCCAACTCCCTCTGGGACACCAGGGACATCTCCTATGCGGGATGTGCTGCCCaagcctttctctttttatttttcctttcagcagagtATTTTCTCCTCACTGTCATGGCCTATGACCGTTTtgtggccatctgccagcccctgcactacgggaccctgctgggcagcagagcttgtgtccacgtggcagcagctgcctgggccagTGGGTTTCTCTATGCTGCACTGCACACGGCCAATACACTGTCACTGCCGCTCTGCCACGGCAATGCCCTGGGACAGTTCTTCTGTGAAATCCCACAGACCCTCAAGCTCTCCTGCTCACACACCTACCTCAGGGAAGTGGGGCTAATTGTGGCTGGTGCTTGTCTAGGTGTtggctgtttcattttcattgttctgtCCTACGTGCAGatcttcagggctgtgctgaggatcccctctgagcagggacggcacaaagccttttccacGTGCCTCCCTCACCTGGCCGTGgtctccctctttctcagcaCTGCCATGGTTGCCTACCTGAAAcccccctccatctcctcccaATCACTGGACTTTGCGGTCTCAGTCCTGTACTTGTTGGTGCCTCCAGCAGTGAACCCCGCCATCTACAGCATGAGGAACCAGGAGCTCAAGGGCGCACTGAAGAAGCTGATGCAGTCAGGTGTCTCTCAGCGGCAATGAACTGACTGTGGctctttacaaaatattttcaagtcaCGTATAGAACATCCTGTGTGTTTAACATTCCGTCTATGACaatcatgtttttatttcaatgtaTTTCTTAACTCCACTTCCTCAAAAGCATGAACCCAGCCTCCCTGACCCAGAGGCCTTTGTACGTGTGCCTGGGAGGATGGTACATATGGACTCCTGTGTCATATCTCATTAATaaaagggtgggttttttcaatGCCTATACCTGGAGGTTGGTCTCTTCTTccaaagctgagcccaggaATAGGCTGAAGGAATTGCCCCCAGAAGACCATGCTGCTGGGCTTGGGTTCCCCAtggctcagggcaggagggcATGGGGCAGTGTGTTAGGGCATGGGCCTGTGTTGAGCCTTCACGTGTGGGTGCCCAGTGCCCATGGGAATGGTGGGTGACCAGGAGGGATGTGCCTGGGACCACCTCCCTGGGCTTTCAGGCACCGatgccctgcacagcagcaccgCCTGCTCAGGGCCATGCCTGAGACCACATCCCTGGGCGAGAGCAGATGTCTCTGTGTatgccccagctggggcaggctgctgtgtccctggtgcagcaggaggtgcctggggagcccccaggccagcagcctggtgctggggacagggactggCCCCGAGGGGCTGCCAGGAGTGGGCAATCAGGGTCCCTGtgagagaggagcagcagacagAGGGAGACACTGGCCTCTGTGTCCTCATGCCATGGCTGGCACCTGCCCTGGGACTGACTGGCAGGATGAGACCCCTCTCTGCCCACCAGCATATGCTGTGCTtttcagagaggctgtggctATGGGGTGAGtgcccagagctctgcagccccctttGGGTGGGCAATTGCATGGGGCCAGCCCAGCGTGGGCTGCTGtgtctgcctgggctggggagagggcaggggaggtgggcagagctgggggagggctgggctgggaagggcccgGGAGAGGGAAACACCAGTGAGAGCTCAGCTGTgtgggtgtgcagggtgggggcaCACAGCAGGGTGGTCCTGGTGCAGATCTGGGGGTCAATGACAAAGGAAGCAAGGCACCAGGGGAGCAAGACTGAGGTTCCTCCTCTGTGCCATGTTCTTTGGAACCTAAGGAAGCCGTCCCAGGGAAATTTTCCCCCAAGAAGTCCCAAGCAACGCTCATTTCCATTTGTGGTTATAGAACTCAGCCTCTATGAGGGTCATTTGCTGCATGATcacctctttcctcctctctgcttcagtAATACCCAACTTCATCaccattttcaagaaaaagagaatCAATTTCCTACTGTCCCTTGTTACACACAAGTCCCATAGTTCTTGCCACAGTTGATCACTCAGCCAGGGTGGTGGTCAGACACCTTCAGCCAGATCAGGTGCTCAGGACTTCATTTTGACAAATATTGAGGCAGGCATTGAATGAGATCCCACCAGCTGGCCCAGGTCTAGCACATCAGTCTTGAACTCTAAACAGCTTCTCAAAGACTCCCAAatctctctcagcctttccttgtcTATAATGTCCTCCAGGTTCCAGGCATCATTCTGGACTGTGCAGGAATTGCTCCAATCTGGCAGGGTCTCtcttgtgctggggagccccaCTGTGGGCTCAGCAGTCCTGATGTGGTcctgtggtgggttaaccttggccagcacccagccagcccgCAGCTGCTCATCCACTTGCCTGACTCAAcaggacaaaagaagaaattatacCAGCAGTGCTCATGGGTCATGGCCAAAGATGTGTCATGATGTCAAAATTCAATTTGATTTATTGCTAATTCAAAAGTACATGAATTGCGAGAAACCAGGACTAAAACATACAGACCATTCCCCTCACAGTTTCTCCAAGGGCCAAATTACTCCATTGCTCCCAATTCACCTACACACCAACACCCTGAAAGGGTGTCAGTAGATTTAGGGATGTCCACTTTGGAGGGGATATTCAACAAGTTATGTGCATTGATTACAGATGTCAGATATGTCAATTGCTTTACCGTTCTCCAATTTAAGACATACAATATCATTGACAAAACAAGACCGATCAAGACCAATATCAAAAGGACAACAATAGGGTGACACAACTTGTTCAAGATGCCAGTAGCAGTCGGTGACCATCAGAAAAGTGTGTCCCACCATCCATGTTCTGCATCTTTTCTCACTCTTCTCAAGACACGGTGCATTTCTTCCACATTGTGATGGACAGCTATCAAGGTTTTATGTTCGTTTTCTCTAACCTTTTCCAGAATCTTGATCAAGTGTTGATGCTGTAACAGTTGTTTTACCAAGGTGAGATTCATTCCCATGGATACAGGCGGCAATTCGTGAATCAGTGTATAATCAGATTTCAAGAGCTGGTGAGATGTGACTGGGGCTAAATAGGAGAAGTCACATCCAGTGATGTTCATAAAATTGCAAACGCAAAAATTGGAATGATTCTTAGCATCTACAATCACCGTACCTACAGATACAGAATTACAAGCAGTTCTCAAACATGCACAACCTTTGCCAATATATACAAGCACTGTTTCAGGGTTATCGTCAGGACGAGTCTCAAAATGACAGATATTCTGTGTAGTGTCTAAACAAATGTCCTGAGCTCTGATTGTGGTGCCTTCACAGACAAATCCTTGTTGTTCCTGCACGATAGAAGATGCCAAATCTACAGTTTGCCATTTCTCAGCCACCTTTTGGGCCCGTACTCTATGCTCGAAAGGATAGAGTATGGCTCCATTCTGGTTCAATCCTAAGGCAATAATGGGGTAGATTACATTTACTGACGCATGGGATATCGTCAATACAATAGTGGTGGCAATGTTTATGGTGGGGTTATAAGTAAAGTTGACCAAATTCCACCAGGATTGGAGTTTCCTCTCAAAGTGGGTGGCACTGTCCCAGACTACTTTCCgaatttcagtgggaaaagtgCCTCCTTCACCTTCTCTAATAATCGAGGCAGCCACTGATTGTATCCTTAATTGGGCCTGGATACAACTAAGAGCCAAAGAAAGGTTATTTTGGATTATAACAAGTGCATCTACAATCAATTTGTGATCTTCCACATTCACCTTTTCCCATTTTGGTAACACATCTGCTAACTGCCACTGGTCAGTTCCCAGAGCCAATAGGGAAGATTGCAAAGGTTGTTGCAATCCTGCCAGATGATTAGCTGTAGTTGCCAATTTGTTCATTAATATCTCTGAGTCAATGCCATTCAGAAACCCCAATCCTGTTCCCAAAACACCAGGGAGGTCTCTCCGAGTCCGTTTCCCAGAAGGTGTCCGTCTCCGCAGCCAGGTTATCCATCCCTCCTAAGAGGGTTTTAGGAAaggagagcaggctggctgaATATCTGAAACATTAACTTGCATCAACAACTCAACTCGTTTAAGAGACCGCTCTGgattaaacaacatttgttgctgacctgtatttctgatcaCGTATGgtccattttcaaaaatttttggATTGGGTACAGCCATTGGTTGAGTGGTAGGTGTAATGACATCTATTCTGAGTTCCCCCCAGTATTCCGTGTTGTTTATGCCACGCATAATCTTATAGGGGTACTGCATTGCAGTCAAATTCAGCCAACAATCTTGGCTTTGGTTTTTACATGACAAAATAGAACATGGGGTTCAATTCCATAGTTGTTTGTTGGCACAATAAAGGATTCAGTAATTAATCTGCATCATATGAAGATGTTGTCACCCTGAGCCACCATAAAAGGGggtaaaactttatttttgtcattcagCGTGAGGGTCATGTCCATGCCATTGTGTGTGACTATTGCAACAAGCATCACTGGCGTTTTAgttacagcatttattttgaatttgaagGTCAGACTCAATAGATCTGATCAGTTTGCCAAATTGCTTTGCCAATTACACACCACATAGAAAGGTCTCGTCAAGGTGAAGTTATACCAACGGTCAGTCTTGTCATTTTTACAAGATTTAGAGATCTCAGCGTTGCTGGTACTTGGATCCATGGTGGTAGAATTGCCAGCGTGCTTTTGGCGATAGCACATAATAAGGGATTCTTGTTCATCACATTCGCACTCAGCAGTATGACaaagttttgctgaaatacCGGGGTGAATTCTGGTTGTTAAATTTGGATCCAAAAGATTCCCAGAGACGGTAACTAAAGAGGCCTTTTCATAGAGAAGTCCTTCCACTTTTCTACATCCTACCATAATCTTTTCTCCAATTATTCCAGTTAAAGTTCTGATCCGGTCTTTCTTATCCCACTCCCATCCAAGTGGGGAATAGGCCTTATCATCGTGCAGTACTACAGTGGCCAAATTTGGAAAGTGATTCTTGGGATACTGCCTGGTAAAACCAGTATACCCGACAATAGCTTTAGACCAAGGGCATTCAGCACCCTTTTGGTTATACATAAGtgggaaaatacaaaaaaagtagTACCAGTCCAATTTTACTATtagtcattttaaaatttagggCTATGAATTTTAATCTATTTATAGTTCATGTTCTCAGTGTCCCTCGGAGTtctcctgtaaaaataaaacaacagagctTGCCTCCCTGAGGCAAAAAGATTTAAAACGATGGGATTATCCAGTGGGTATTTATCTTATGTTCCTTTCCCAGGGCATCAGAGGCTACCCAAGCACATGCATTCAGTGGGGTTTTCAGTACCAGTGGTACGTTTCCCACAGTAGGTAGTGCCACCAGAACGGGTTGTCCTGGGAAGTGAGCTGGGGTTTTTGAGTCATTTGGTTCCTTTAATGAGGCAATCAAGGAAGGAGCCGTTGGGCAAAAAGCGGTTATTTGGGGGCATCCGTTTACCCCCCATCTATCATTTACACCTTTAACAACTTCCCACAAGCGGACATCCCAATTTCCTTCATGAGGTTTCAAAAGTCATTTTAAGGTCCTTTCTACAATTCCATTAGCTTGTGGATAATACGGGGTATGAAACACCCATTTAATCCTTTCGCTTCGTGCCCAATCTTGTACAATTCTGGCAGTAAAGTGGGAACCATTATCAGATTGTATTTATTGTGGTTTTGGAAAAGTTCCAAACCATTCACGCAGCGCTTTCACAGTGTTCTCCCCCGTAGCCCTGTTAAAGGCTTCTACTTGGACTAGTCCTGATGTTATTTCCACTCCCAccagcacaaaatattttcctccccatctcttAAAGGGGCCAATATAATCCACCTGCCAGGCATCCCACAagccttttccctccctcaaaTGCAAAGGGTCATCCTCTAAAGGGTGCCTTTCAAGTCATCTTTGACATTGTTCGCAGGCTGATATACAGGTTTTACGCATTTCTCTGGTGACGGGCCAGCCTCGGGCAAGGGCTTCATGGTACAGATCTTTAGctcctgtgtgtttgtgttttacaTGCAACTATTCTAACAGGCATTCCCAGTCTTCTGAAATCTGGTCCTTCTGTACAGGAGCTAGCCTTGCTAACTCATCAGCCCGGTTATTCCATTCTCCCGCTGACCCCCCATCTATCTGATGGGAAGCTACCCAACCTACAGCAAAGTTCCCTCAGCTAACGATACTTAAAATGTcttgccatttttccttttgccacaCTGGAATCTTATTAGCCTGCCATTCATTTTGCTCCCAGAAAGGAAGCCATTTGGTACATCCTTTAAACACTGCATAAGAATCAGTATAAATGTAAATAGGAGAAGTAGTTTGTGCTTCATGTTGAAAAATGCTCCATACTGCAATTAATTCACCAACTTGTGCACTACCCTCTCCCTCTGTTATAATTTGCTCATCGGAAGAGGTATGGAGCGCTACTGCTCAGTATTTCTACACTTGTCCTTCTCGTTTGGCAGAAGCACCAGTAAACCAAGCACTAACTAACTGttcacagagaaaaggaggggCCACCTGGATGACTGAGGCAGGTTTATCTTGGCCCTCGTCCAGGCTCTCTACTTCTCGTATAGCTAGGTTTTTTAAAACTCCTTCAGATACAGAGAGTGTTACAATAGTGTTCAATCTGAGCATACCACTTTCGTACTGAGGCTTTCTGGGCCACCCCGTCAGGGGGAGGGGTCCCAGTAGTGACTGTTTTTATAACTTTAAATGTGCCTCTCAATATAATGGGTTGTTGTTGTACGAATTTTTCTACTTCTATGAGAGCCAAGCTAACCGCAAACAAACCTTTCTCCCAAACAGTGTATCTTTTCTCAGCATCCCTAAAGCCACGGGAGTAAAATCCCACAGGCCGGGTTGGACCCTCAGGGCCCCACTGCCATATGTGCACTGACAGTCCTGATAAAGCAAACCCCCACTCCACCTGGAAGGGGTCTCTAGGGTGGATAGGACCAAGAGCTTGGTGTGCTGTTGCTTCAAAAATTAACAATTGCACAGCCTCTTCCTGAGAAGCAGTCCATTCCCATTTGACCCCTTTTCTTAGCAAATAATAAAGAGGTCTGGCAATGATAGAAAAGTCCGGGATGTGTTTTCTCCAGAACACTAATAATCCTAAGACATGTCGCAGatctgtggataactggctagctgaaaaagttcatagacatagtccagctggctggacaaaaatgcacatcgctctcagcttatctgaagtaaagcaaaatacactgtctttggctgtccttgttacacaataaccggaagatttcggtgggaaaagaatgttgcaggtgggaacagataactacagaagagaaactaggggcgggcttggtatttaggcaactaaccaataatgagcttaacttttgtaatatgtatgagctaattataacaaggcataaaaggtgactgtaagggacaataaacgaagtctgctgatcactcatattgagtgaccgtgtcttccctccgtcgcgacaaatggcgcccgaacagggaccctacagagggctgaacctgcgagccacggttcgacggagattcgggtaccggtcctgaaagcagcgcaggaggcggcagggcacagtccccgcgcccgggagcacctacagagggtcccgccggccacgcgtcgccgaagtctcgcaaaggctgcaacagcgctgacgaaggtgtggagagacaagcgacgtacgATTCGCTCATacgctttttagaaaagcggagcgtgcaggacatagattgtaacaaggcattactcgggttattagcgtatgggatagcatccgggacccccgcggcagcggcgagcggcggcgcgcggcccggcaggccccttcccggccgcggtttctctccaaggcggcacccccccccccccccccccccccccccccgatcgGCGCCctggcgatgcaagcggccaagcgagctaacatctggctgcccccagaggtcaatcggatcctctatattcggaacctgccgtataaaatcacagcggaggaaatgtatgatatgtttgggaaatacggacctattcgacaaatcagagttggaaacactcctgaaacaagaggaacagcttaagcttctcaaggaaaaatacggaattgattacaaacccaccaaaaaaagtgcttcagatgtcccctacaagaaatgggtttctgccttgaactagcaaacatctctgtgcttaaagagaagcctttttgccttgatggagataatttattctgtattcatgctgtattctgaatgtggaaattgattgggactaggaggctggtttaaaggcattttgcaaacgggattattatttttgatcattattgtaataatagttttttgatcaaaaccagccaaaattatttgtaagcattaggcctatctgaagagaatgcctttatcTGAATCAGCAGTTAAGctgtagtttagtctgatgctgtggttttatctgcttctggtgaagttttgaagtgatgaaatcagagatacaaggtatactaagagctatgaggtaataaggtaataatctaagtaagggtgctgtcttttatatctacaagtgcaatatgcttttatgtagcagagagaaactttaacaataatgttgcttgagcaagatgtgcatgtgacaacttgggaaaagggatatcacaactggagtgcaacagcgtttctatgtctggcagagtgaaatctttcaagacctgagtttagacagtctaaaataaattgttagtattcagaaaacccatcttcaGCCTCTTTTGTgtacatagtgttatggaagtcaactgctattgtagagaattaatgattttttaatacatattaacaaatactactattttaacttgaggcagttgagtgagaagtactcacgtgtagcatttgagggaatgtcagcataaatcgcacttacagtaagactgcatttttaattactgtactcgttaagattcgatgatgccataaggctaaggaCTTTTATCACggattggttctgaactaaaaggtgtgtgcacatgtagatatgcacatttgtgttattttccttaattggctacaaaataatataattaggttggggactagatcttgggaatttgtctattatacttctgtttgttaaggaacgtgcataacatacagcacccatgtaggcttggcttgtggcatagttgtcaaatttagcatagacattcagacagataagcaacgtactcttcttgtgtgtatcacctacaagccattatggcttagtgtgtaaatctgtatgtaactattgaaaaatccacttatgaatgtatatagcttagaactaatttcccccctttgttaattctttgatatcaatgaggtattctttagaaaatgtatggactggttggttgtatgagggcagttgttatttggacagaaaattgttaatggtcagggattttccactaaaatatttgcaaatagtcctagtcaaacatcagtttggtttctttttgggttttgagcttgcattagtccatgttcagaactttaaaattacctttgaattttttaaacttcttatatcactggaacagaaagagcatctaaattaaagcttcaagctaactttatttttcaagtatttcaggaattatccttctgaactgagattttataagttggctgtgtattttcctgtgttaaaacgctgttattgaaaatggtcaaccaggCCTATGtcacccaaaataaaaacgggggaattgtggataactggctagctgaaaaagttcatagacatagtccagctggctggacaaaaatgcacatcgctctcagcttatctgaagtaaagtaaaatacactgtctttggctgtccttgttacacaataacaggaagattttggtgggaacagaaaactacagaagagaaactaggggcgggcttggtatttaggcaactaaccaataatgagcttaacttttgtaatatgtatgagctaattataacaaggtataaaagatgactgtaagagacaataaacgaagtctgctgatcactcatattgagtgactgtgtcttccctccgtcgcgacacaGATCCTTTTTCGACTCAGGCATTTTGATCTGTTCTAAGGAAGCAAGGGTATCTGGTGGGATGCATGTCATTCCCCCTTTCCACCAGATTCCTAAGAATTCCACTTCTTGTGAGGGCTTTTGGACCTTTTCTGAAGGGATCTGCAAACCCGGATTTTCCAAATGTGAGGTTATGTTCTGTTGGGTTGCTCCCACATCCTCTTTTTCATCCCCCCTCCACAAGAATATCATCAATATACTGATAAACAGCTATGCCTTcgggttttggtattttttccagctcctgggCTAAAGCATGATGAGCCAGCGTGGGGGAGCGTTTGTATCCTCGAGGAAGGTGGGTGAAAGTAAATTGTTCCCCTTCCCACGTGAAAGCAAAACGTTCTCTGTCTTCTGGTCCCAAAGGAATGATAAAAAAACATGTCTTTAACATCTATTGTTGCCATGATTGGATGGGCTTTTTCCTGGATTATTATTATCAACTCAGCCAGATTAGGGACTGCAGCAGTTAAAGGATCGGCGTTAGCATTCAGTCTCCGAAAATCTACTGTAAGCCGCCACTTCCCATTAGGTTTTCTTACAGGCCACACTGGAGAATTAAAAGGGGAATGGATATTTATCAGCACTCCCATTTCTCGT
Protein-coding regions in this window:
- the LOC121080193 gene encoding olfactory receptor 14C36-like translates to MSNSSSITQFLLLAFADTRELQLLHFWLFLGIYLAAALANGLIITAVVCDRHLHTPMYFFLLNLSLLDLGSISTIVPKAMANSLWDTRDISYAGCAAQAFLFLFFLSAEYFLLTVMAYDRFVAICQPLHYGTLLGSRACVHVAAAAWASGFLYAALHTANTLSLPLCHGNALGQFFCEIPQTLKLSCSHTYLREVGLIVAGACLGVGCFIFIVLSYVQIFRAVLRIPSEQGRHKAFSTCLPHLAVVSLFLSTAMVAYLKPPSISSQSLDFAVSVLYLLVPPAVNPAIYSMRNQELKGALKKLMQSGVSQRQ